In Arsenicicoccus sp. oral taxon 190, the following are encoded in one genomic region:
- a CDS encoding ROK family glucokinase: protein MSDLAIGIDIGGTKVAGGVLDDTGTIVHRARRDTPHRSKSPAVVEDTIVAVIDDLLAEVPGGSVAAVGIGAAGWVSVDRATVLFAPHLSWRHEPLRERLASRVAAPVYVDNDANAAGWAEHRFGAGQDESHLMMITLGTGIGGALVTDGRVQRGRYGVAGEYGHMMVVPGGHRCECGNRGCWEQYASGNALVREARSLLLANSPLAHDLLARLGGEEDTLTGPMITEAAQDGDQTCVELIADIGRWLGTGLANLAAAFDPGTFVIGGGVSAAGDLLLQPARETFARELTGRGYRPMARIVQARLGNEAGLIGAADLARTAVRAGAPDGSGAG from the coding sequence ATGAGCGACCTCGCGATCGGCATCGACATCGGTGGCACCAAGGTCGCCGGCGGCGTGCTCGACGACACCGGCACCATCGTGCACCGGGCACGCCGCGACACCCCGCACCGCAGCAAGAGCCCGGCGGTGGTGGAGGACACAATCGTCGCGGTCATCGACGACCTGCTGGCCGAGGTCCCCGGCGGTTCCGTGGCGGCCGTCGGCATCGGTGCCGCCGGGTGGGTGTCGGTGGACCGCGCCACGGTCCTCTTCGCCCCGCACCTGTCCTGGCGCCACGAGCCGCTGCGCGAGCGCCTGGCGTCGCGCGTGGCCGCCCCGGTCTACGTCGACAACGACGCCAACGCCGCCGGGTGGGCCGAGCACCGCTTCGGGGCGGGGCAGGACGAGAGCCACCTGATGATGATCACCCTGGGGACGGGCATCGGCGGCGCGCTGGTCACCGACGGGCGGGTGCAGCGCGGCCGCTACGGCGTCGCGGGGGAGTACGGCCACATGATGGTGGTCCCGGGCGGTCACCGCTGCGAGTGCGGCAACCGTGGCTGCTGGGAGCAGTACGCCTCGGGCAACGCCCTGGTCCGCGAGGCCCGCAGCCTGCTCCTCGCCAACTCGCCGCTGGCCCACGACCTGCTCGCCCGCCTCGGCGGCGAGGAGGACACGCTGACCGGGCCGATGATCACCGAGGCGGCGCAGGACGGCGACCAGACGTGCGTGGAGCTCATCGCCGACATCGGGCGCTGGCTGGGCACGGGCCTGGCCAACCTGGCCGCGGCCTTCGACCCCGGGACCTTCGTCATCGGCGGCGGGGTCAGCGCGGCGGGTGACCTGCTGCTGCAGCCGGCGCGGGAGACCTTCGCCCGGGAGCTCACGGGCCGGGGCTACCGCCCGATGGCCCGGATCGTGCAGGCCCGCCTCGGCAACGAGGCCGGCCTCATCGGCGCGGCCGACCTGGCGCGCACCGCGGTGCGCGCGGGGGCGCCCGACGGGTCGGGCGCCGGGTGA
- a CDS encoding DUF1028 domain-containing protein — protein MTFSIVANVGEAYGVAVASKFLAATGTVAMVRPGVGAVASQALANVGYRVAALDRLSEGHSAEEALQRITAEDHEAATRQVGIVGRDSQVTYTGDACFPWCGGVAGRDSTGGYAIQGNILAGEDVVLEMQRAWLEGSHLPFVDRLVEALAAGDRAGGDRRGHQSAGIYATAPGAGYDHNGVLADLRVDDHQHPVQELQRLVVLNELHFGRPTKVLPLEGPLLEDVRGRLERLGFAGDVSAALPAWAGLENLEMRLVPDGIDARVLQVLREQTIPPEQTSERFPTF, from the coding sequence ATGACCTTCTCGATCGTGGCCAACGTCGGCGAGGCCTATGGGGTCGCCGTCGCGAGCAAGTTCCTCGCCGCCACCGGCACCGTCGCCATGGTGCGTCCCGGGGTCGGGGCCGTCGCCAGCCAGGCCCTCGCCAACGTGGGCTACCGCGTGGCCGCGCTGGACCGACTCTCCGAGGGGCACTCGGCCGAGGAGGCGCTGCAGCGCATCACCGCCGAGGACCACGAGGCCGCGACCCGGCAGGTCGGCATCGTGGGGCGCGACAGCCAGGTCACCTACACCGGCGACGCGTGCTTCCCGTGGTGCGGGGGCGTGGCGGGCCGGGACTCCACCGGGGGGTATGCCATCCAGGGCAACATCCTGGCCGGGGAGGACGTCGTCCTGGAGATGCAGCGGGCCTGGCTCGAGGGCTCCCACCTGCCCTTCGTGGACCGGCTCGTGGAGGCGCTCGCGGCGGGCGACCGGGCCGGCGGCGACCGCCGCGGCCACCAGAGCGCCGGCATCTACGCCACGGCCCCGGGCGCCGGCTACGACCACAACGGCGTGCTCGCCGACCTGCGCGTCGACGACCACCAGCACCCGGTGCAGGAGCTGCAGCGGCTGGTGGTGCTCAACGAGCTGCACTTCGGGCGGCCGACCAAGGTGCTGCCGCTGGAGGGCCCGCTGCTGGAGGACGTCCGGGGGCGGCTGGAGCGGCTCGGCTTCGCCGGCGACGTGAGCGCCGCCCTGCCCGCCTGGGCCGGCCTGGAGAACCTCGAGATGCGGCTCGTCCCGGACGGCATCGACGCGCGGGTGCTGCAGGTGCTGCGCGAGCAGACGATCCCGCCGGAGCAGACCAGCGAGCGGTTCCCGACCTTCTGA
- a CDS encoding endonuclease/exonuclease/phosphatase family protein yields MTIRVASYNTRDFLDDRRAAAAVVRAVAPDVLLLQEVPRRWWPAPRVRRFATEAGLRWPGGHRGSGGTTVMVSERITVEAVSHHGLPVPAGQRTRGYAVLRGRLADGPPVTAVSVHLGLFAGQRLRHTHQILAALPAAGSVVLAGDLNEGAGSPSWETIASRLQLLSDPAPTYPSWAPQERLDVVWGRGVRRVPGPPPALEPGAQILRQASDHLPVWVDVEVDAP; encoded by the coding sequence GTGACCATCCGGGTCGCGAGCTACAACACCCGGGACTTCCTGGACGACCGTCGCGCCGCGGCCGCCGTGGTGCGTGCGGTGGCCCCGGACGTGCTCCTGCTGCAGGAGGTGCCCCGGCGGTGGTGGCCGGCGCCGCGGGTGCGGCGCTTCGCGACCGAGGCGGGGCTGCGCTGGCCGGGCGGGCACCGCGGCTCCGGCGGGACCACCGTCATGGTGTCCGAGCGCATCACGGTGGAGGCCGTCAGCCACCACGGCCTGCCGGTCCCCGCCGGGCAGCGCACCCGCGGGTATGCCGTCCTGCGGGGCCGCCTCGCGGACGGGCCACCGGTGACGGCGGTGAGCGTGCACCTCGGGTTGTTCGCGGGGCAGCGGCTGCGGCATACGCACCAGATCCTGGCCGCGTTGCCCGCGGCCGGCTCCGTGGTGCTCGCCGGCGACCTCAACGAGGGCGCGGGGTCCCCGAGCTGGGAGACGATCGCGAGCCGGCTGCAGCTGTTGTCGGACCCGGCGCCGACCTATCCGTCCTGGGCGCCCCAGGAGCGCCTGGACGTGGTGTGGGGCCGTGGCGTCCGGCGCGTGCCCGGGCCGCCGCCCGCGCTGGAGCCGGGTGCGCAGATCCTGCGGCAGGCCTCGGACCACCTGCCCGTGTGGGTGGACGTGGAGGTCGACGCGCCCTGA
- a CDS encoding lysophospholipid acyltransferase family protein, producing the protein MLYWFFKWLALGPLLKVLFRPWVEGEEHVPPRGAAILASNHLSFSDSFFLPLVLSRRITFPAKMEYFTGSGVKGRLTAAFFRGVGQIPIDRSGGKASSAALRSGLEVLQRGELFGIYPEGTRSPDGRLYRGKTGVARLALEAGVPVIPVAMIGTDKAQPTGQLIPTVTRIGVRFGAPIDFSRYAGMQHDRHVLRAMTDEIMYALMELSGQEYVDEYAATRKQRMVESARARADEALLRARELQDQTRVKADEALERARELGDPARLKELGDQTRAMAEEARSKAEEALAKAKDRRSDQD; encoded by the coding sequence GTGCTCTACTGGTTCTTCAAATGGCTGGCCCTCGGCCCGCTGCTCAAGGTCCTCTTCCGTCCCTGGGTGGAGGGGGAGGAGCACGTCCCGCCGCGCGGGGCGGCGATCCTCGCGAGCAACCACCTGTCCTTCTCGGACTCGTTCTTCCTGCCGCTGGTGCTCAGCCGGCGCATCACCTTCCCGGCCAAGATGGAGTACTTCACGGGGAGCGGGGTCAAGGGTCGCCTCACGGCCGCGTTCTTCCGCGGCGTCGGGCAGATCCCGATCGACCGCTCCGGCGGCAAGGCCAGCAGCGCGGCGCTGCGCTCCGGGCTGGAGGTCCTGCAGCGCGGCGAGCTCTTCGGCATCTACCCCGAGGGGACGCGCTCGCCCGACGGGCGGCTCTACCGCGGCAAGACCGGCGTCGCCCGGCTGGCCCTCGAGGCGGGGGTTCCCGTCATACCGGTCGCGATGATCGGGACGGACAAGGCGCAGCCGACGGGCCAGCTGATCCCGACCGTCACCCGGATCGGGGTGAGGTTCGGGGCCCCGATCGACTTCTCCCGCTACGCCGGGATGCAGCACGACCGGCACGTGCTGCGGGCGATGACCGACGAGATCATGTACGCCCTGATGGAGCTGTCCGGGCAGGAGTACGTCGACGAGTACGCCGCCACCCGCAAGCAGCGCATGGTCGAGTCCGCGCGGGCCCGCGCCGACGAGGCCCTGCTGCGGGCCCGGGAGCTGCAGGACCAGACCCGGGTCAAGGCCGACGAGGCGCTCGAGCGGGCCCGCGAGCTCGGGGACCCCGCCCGCCTCAAGGAGCTGGGCGACCAGACCCGCGCCATGGCCGAGGAGGCCCGGTCCAAGGCCGAGGAGGCCCTGGCCAAGGCCAAGGACCGCCGCTCCGACCAGGACTGA
- a CDS encoding LuxR C-terminal-related transcriptional regulator — protein MVGTAADGTGAVRRCLATRPDVLVLDLKMPGLTGQEVCTRLADEGLPTRVLILTASGEEQDVLDAMTAGATGYLLKSTGRADFLAAVAATAEGRTSFTPGLAGLVLGEYRRLASGADARVDDPVPELTAREVEVLRLVATGLSSKDIAAELTISHRTVQNHVQNTLTKLQLHNRVQLVRFALDKGLGDR, from the coding sequence GTGGTGGGCACCGCCGCCGACGGCACCGGTGCGGTGCGGCGGTGCCTGGCCACCCGGCCCGACGTGCTGGTGCTGGACCTCAAGATGCCCGGCCTGACCGGTCAGGAGGTGTGCACCCGCCTCGCGGACGAGGGACTGCCCACGCGGGTGCTGATCCTCACCGCGAGCGGCGAGGAGCAGGACGTGCTCGACGCCATGACGGCCGGGGCGACGGGATACCTGCTCAAGTCGACCGGTCGCGCCGACTTCCTGGCGGCGGTCGCGGCCACGGCCGAGGGGCGCACGAGCTTCACGCCGGGCCTGGCGGGGCTGGTGCTGGGGGAGTACCGCCGGCTCGCCTCCGGCGCCGACGCCCGCGTCGACGACCCGGTGCCGGAGCTGACGGCCCGGGAGGTCGAGGTGCTGCGCCTGGTCGCGACGGGCTTGTCCTCCAAGGACATCGCCGCCGAGCTGACGATCAGCCACCGCACCGTCCAGAACCACGTCCAGAACACCCTCACCAAGCTGCAGCTGCACAACCGGGTCCAGCTGGTGCGATTCGCCCTGGACAAGGGCCTCGGCGACCGCTGA
- a CDS encoding ROK family glucokinase, with the protein MTTTIGLDVGGTKIAGAVVTDGVVVGRARRETGIPSAESVASASADLVRELAQHHQVEGVGMAVAGFVDKSGAHVVYGTNLGMQDEPMKQRMESLVDLPVILDNDANAAAWGEFRYGAGKDSDDMLLVTVGTGIGGGIILDQRLLRGAYGFAAEIGHMRVVPGGPQCGCGNRGCWEMYASGSALLRAAKELVASGTPHASRLRDACGGRPKDLKGQAITELAGKGDLACIELLEDLGRWLGEGCASMTAILDPEMIVVGGGVVEAGDLLLDPARHAYARHLTARGHRPQASFVPARLGNDAGMIGAAAIAAEAFCGGGDEAGHQATDA; encoded by the coding sequence ATGACGACGACCATCGGACTGGACGTCGGTGGCACCAAGATCGCAGGGGCGGTCGTGACGGACGGCGTCGTCGTCGGGCGGGCCCGCCGCGAGACCGGCATCCCGAGCGCCGAGTCCGTGGCGAGCGCCTCGGCCGACCTGGTCCGCGAGCTGGCGCAGCACCATCAGGTCGAGGGCGTGGGCATGGCGGTGGCCGGCTTCGTGGACAAGTCGGGGGCGCACGTGGTCTACGGCACCAACCTCGGCATGCAGGACGAGCCGATGAAGCAGCGCATGGAGTCGCTGGTCGACCTGCCGGTGATCCTGGACAACGACGCCAACGCCGCGGCCTGGGGGGAGTTCCGCTACGGCGCGGGCAAGGACAGCGACGACATGCTGCTCGTGACCGTCGGCACCGGCATCGGCGGCGGCATCATCCTGGACCAGCGGCTGCTGCGGGGGGCCTATGGCTTCGCGGCGGAGATCGGCCACATGCGGGTGGTGCCCGGTGGCCCGCAGTGCGGCTGCGGCAACCGCGGCTGCTGGGAGATGTACGCCTCGGGCAGCGCCCTGCTGCGGGCCGCCAAGGAGCTCGTGGCCTCCGGCACCCCGCACGCGTCCCGCCTGCGCGACGCGTGCGGCGGCCGGCCCAAGGACCTCAAGGGGCAGGCGATCACCGAGCTGGCCGGCAAGGGCGACCTGGCGTGCATCGAGCTCCTCGAGGACCTCGGCCGGTGGCTCGGGGAGGGGTGCGCCAGCATGACGGCGATCCTGGACCCGGAGATGATCGTGGTCGGCGGCGGGGTCGTCGAGGCGGGGGACCTGCTGCTCGACCCCGCACGGCACGCCTACGCCCGTCACCTGACGGCGCGTGGTCACCGACCGCAGGCCAGCTTCGTGCCCGCGAGGCTCGGCAACGACGCCGGCATGATCGGCGCGGCGGCGATCGCGGCCGAGGCGTTCTGCGGGGGAGGTGACGAGGCCGGCCACCAGGCCACCGACGCATGA
- a CDS encoding alpha/beta hydrolase encodes MQRSVHEEVDVQVLPGATPFRCSGRPEGHGVGVLLSHGFTGTPQSLRPWAEHLAERGYAVRLPRLPGHGTTWQGLNRTEWHDWLAVLERELHALWDECETVVVGGLSLGGALVTRLAEEHGPRISGLMLVNPAYRSDDLRLRGLPVMRRLVPSIAGIASDIHLEGVVELAYDRTPLHALASMTRLWRLTVRDLPEITQPVLLCQSDEDHVVPASSSELLLSRISSTDVTHLRLRDSYHVATLDHDAARIFEESVAFIERVTTGEGDGDPRP; translated from the coding sequence GTGCAGCGGTCCGTCCACGAGGAGGTCGACGTGCAGGTCCTGCCCGGCGCCACGCCTTTCCGCTGCTCCGGGCGCCCCGAGGGCCACGGCGTCGGCGTGCTGCTCAGCCATGGCTTCACGGGCACGCCGCAGTCCCTGCGGCCCTGGGCCGAGCACCTGGCCGAGCGCGGCTACGCCGTCCGACTCCCCCGGCTCCCCGGCCACGGCACGACCTGGCAAGGGCTCAACCGCACGGAGTGGCACGACTGGCTCGCCGTGCTCGAGCGCGAGCTGCACGCCCTGTGGGACGAGTGCGAGACGGTGGTCGTCGGGGGGCTCAGCCTGGGTGGCGCCCTGGTCACCCGGCTCGCCGAGGAGCACGGCCCGCGGATCTCGGGGCTGATGCTGGTCAACCCCGCCTACCGCAGCGACGACCTGCGGCTGCGGGGGCTGCCGGTGATGCGTCGCCTGGTGCCGTCCATCGCGGGCATCGCCAGCGACATCCACCTGGAGGGCGTCGTCGAGCTGGCCTACGACCGGACCCCGCTGCACGCGCTGGCCTCGATGACGCGGCTGTGGCGCCTCACCGTGCGGGACCTGCCCGAGATCACCCAGCCCGTGCTGCTCTGCCAGTCCGACGAGGACCACGTCGTGCCCGCCTCCAGCTCCGAGCTGCTCCTCAGCCGCATCTCCAGCACCGACGTCACCCACCTGCGGCTGCGCGACAGCTACCACGTCGCGACGCTGGACCACGACGCGGCGCGGATCTTCGAGGAGTCCGTGGCCTTCATCGAGCGGGTCACGACGGGTGAGGGCGATGGCGACCCGCGGCCCTGA
- a CDS encoding AMP-dependent synthetase/ligase has translation MDVTSTPIIVPAPTEGNLAGLVSRNAARHPDRVVFARRVDGQWRDVTSAQWRDEVFALAKGLVHAGVQPGDRVGILAATRYEWTLTDFALWTAGAVGVPIYETSSAEQVAWILQDAGCVGVVVERPEHADRVAGVRDRLPELRDVWVMDAGDLDELAAEGASVQDDTIRARAALAGPSDLATIIYTSGTTGRPKGVELTHSNFMALSDNTRHHLPEVVADASTLMFLPLAHVFARLIQVLVVDYGLRVGHSPSIKNLLDDLAGFRPTFLLVVPRVLEKIYVGAEQKAEAGRTNKVFHAAARTAIAYSRALDTGRVPLALRAQHALYDRLVYARLRAAMGGRVKYAVSGGAPLGPRLTHFFRGIGVTVLEGYGLTETTAPMAVNTVSGLKVGTVGRPMPGVEVAVAEDGELLTRGINVFRGYHGNPEATREAFVDGWFRTGDLGAIDDSGHVRITGRKKEIIVTAGGKNVAPAVLEDRLRANPIVSQCVVVGDHRPFIAALVTLDEEMWPGWAARHGLDGVAFADAAEHPRVQRELEAAVAHANEAVSRAESIRKVKVLDTDFTEANGYLTPSLKVKRHLVLTDFAKQVDAVYGGPVERE, from the coding sequence GTGGATGTGACGAGCACGCCGATCATCGTCCCGGCCCCCACCGAGGGCAACCTGGCCGGGTTGGTCTCGCGCAACGCCGCCCGGCACCCCGACCGGGTCGTCTTCGCCCGGCGGGTCGACGGGCAGTGGCGCGACGTGACCTCGGCGCAGTGGCGGGACGAGGTGTTCGCGCTGGCCAAGGGCCTGGTGCACGCCGGTGTCCAGCCTGGTGACCGGGTCGGCATCCTGGCCGCCACCCGCTACGAGTGGACGCTCACCGACTTCGCGCTGTGGACGGCCGGCGCCGTGGGCGTGCCGATCTACGAGACCAGCAGCGCCGAGCAGGTCGCCTGGATCCTGCAGGACGCGGGCTGCGTGGGCGTCGTGGTCGAGCGCCCCGAGCACGCCGACCGCGTCGCGGGGGTCCGCGACCGGTTGCCGGAGCTGCGTGACGTGTGGGTCATGGATGCCGGCGACCTCGACGAGCTGGCCGCGGAGGGGGCCTCGGTCCAGGACGACACGATCAGGGCGCGTGCGGCGCTGGCGGGCCCGTCCGACCTTGCCACGATCATCTACACCTCCGGCACCACCGGGCGCCCCAAGGGGGTCGAGCTCACCCACAGCAACTTCATGGCGCTGTCGGACAACACCCGCCACCACCTGCCCGAGGTGGTGGCGGACGCGAGCACGCTGATGTTCCTGCCGCTCGCGCACGTCTTCGCGCGGCTGATCCAGGTGCTCGTCGTCGACTACGGCCTCAGGGTCGGGCACAGCCCATCGATCAAGAACCTCCTGGACGACCTCGCCGGCTTCCGCCCCACGTTCCTGCTCGTGGTGCCGCGCGTGCTCGAGAAGATCTACGTCGGCGCCGAGCAGAAGGCCGAGGCCGGGCGCACCAACAAGGTCTTCCACGCCGCGGCCCGCACCGCGATCGCCTACAGCCGCGCCCTGGACACTGGCCGCGTCCCCCTCGCACTGCGGGCGCAGCACGCGCTCTACGACCGGCTCGTCTACGCCCGCCTGCGCGCAGCCATGGGAGGGCGCGTGAAGTATGCCGTGTCCGGCGGCGCCCCGCTGGGTCCCCGCCTGACGCACTTCTTCCGCGGCATCGGGGTCACGGTGCTCGAGGGCTACGGGCTGACGGAGACGACCGCTCCCATGGCGGTCAACACGGTGTCGGGCCTGAAGGTGGGCACGGTGGGGCGGCCCATGCCGGGCGTGGAGGTGGCCGTCGCCGAGGACGGCGAGCTGCTCACGCGAGGCATCAACGTCTTCCGGGGCTACCACGGCAACCCCGAGGCGACGCGGGAGGCCTTCGTCGACGGGTGGTTCCGCACCGGTGACCTGGGCGCCATCGACGACTCCGGCCACGTGCGGATCACCGGTCGCAAGAAGGAGATCATCGTCACCGCCGGCGGCAAGAACGTCGCCCCCGCCGTGCTCGAGGACCGGTTGCGCGCCAACCCGATCGTCTCGCAGTGCGTGGTGGTCGGTGACCACCGGCCCTTCATCGCCGCGCTGGTCACCCTCGACGAGGAGATGTGGCCCGGCTGGGCGGCCCGGCACGGCCTGGACGGGGTGGCCTTCGCCGACGCGGCGGAGCACCCGCGCGTGCAGCGCGAGCTCGAGGCCGCGGTGGCCCACGCCAACGAGGCGGTCTCGCGGGCCGAGTCGATCCGCAAGGTGAAGGTGCTCGACACCGACTTCACCGAGGCCAACGGTTACCTGACGCCGTCGCTGAAGGTGAAGCGACACCTCGTGCTGACGGACTTCGCCAAGCAGGTCGACGCGGTCTACGGCGGCCCGGTCGAGCGGGAGTGA
- the macS gene encoding MacS family sensor histidine kinase gives MPGATSVSGIELGLWRAVEVFRVLALVYAAVMVWLHQGGMTRPWLAWLTLLALAAWAVAAVARRARSVRVVVVEVGLVCAAILITRLVHPAGDIEAGATTIPAMYAAAPVAAAAVVRGLRGGVLAAAAVTVANLVEVVRPTGATIYNSLLLVLAAACLGICTDLGRRSQAALAEAMRVRARAAERERLARVVHDGVLQTLSYIHRRGAQLGGEAAELGGLAAESERALRRLVTTLPQLEPGAGAAPGATQGARVGLDLDLRPALASLAGPGVEVALPASGVVVPEARGRELVAAVRACLDNVRLHAGPSARAWVLLEDLGGRVEVTVRDDGCGIAPGRLQEAAAQGRLGVASSVRGRIADLGGAVTYRGGPGRGTTWWAPPPTAPVRCGGAWPPGPTCWCWTSRCPA, from the coding sequence GTGCCGGGCGCCACCTCCGTCAGCGGCATCGAGCTCGGCCTGTGGCGGGCCGTGGAGGTCTTCCGGGTCCTGGCCCTGGTCTACGCGGCGGTGATGGTGTGGCTGCACCAGGGCGGGATGACCCGGCCCTGGCTCGCCTGGCTGACGCTGCTGGCGCTGGCCGCGTGGGCGGTCGCCGCCGTGGCCCGGCGGGCCCGCTCCGTGCGCGTCGTCGTGGTCGAGGTCGGGCTGGTGTGCGCCGCGATCCTGATCACGCGGCTGGTCCACCCCGCCGGCGACATCGAGGCCGGCGCCACCACCATCCCCGCGATGTATGCCGCCGCCCCCGTCGCCGCGGCCGCCGTGGTCCGCGGGCTGCGCGGTGGTGTCCTCGCGGCTGCCGCCGTCACCGTCGCCAACCTCGTGGAGGTGGTGCGTCCGACCGGCGCCACGATCTACAACAGCCTGCTGCTGGTGCTGGCCGCGGCCTGCCTCGGCATCTGCACCGACCTGGGGCGCCGCAGCCAGGCCGCGCTGGCGGAGGCGATGCGGGTGCGGGCGCGGGCGGCCGAGCGCGAGCGGCTCGCCCGGGTGGTGCACGACGGGGTGCTGCAGACCCTGTCCTACATCCACCGTCGGGGCGCCCAGCTCGGCGGGGAGGCCGCGGAGCTGGGAGGCCTCGCGGCGGAGTCCGAGCGGGCGCTGCGGCGGCTCGTGACGACGCTGCCGCAGCTGGAGCCGGGGGCCGGGGCGGCTCCCGGGGCGACGCAGGGGGCGCGGGTCGGTCTGGACCTGGACCTGCGCCCGGCGCTGGCCTCGCTGGCCGGGCCCGGCGTGGAGGTGGCGCTGCCGGCGAGCGGCGTGGTGGTGCCGGAGGCTCGGGGACGTGAGCTGGTCGCGGCGGTGCGGGCCTGCCTGGACAACGTCCGCCTGCACGCGGGCCCGTCGGCCCGGGCGTGGGTGCTGCTCGAGGACCTCGGCGGCAGGGTCGAGGTCACGGTGCGCGACGACGGCTGCGGCATCGCCCCGGGGCGGTTGCAGGAGGCCGCGGCGCAGGGCAGGCTCGGGGTGGCCAGCTCGGTGCGCGGTCGGATCGCGGACCTCGGGGGTGCGGTGACCTACCGCGGCGGCCCCGGACGCGGGACGACGTGGTGGGCACCGCCGCCGACGGCACCGGTGCGGTGCGGCGGTGCCTGGCCACCCGGCCCGACGTGCTGGTGCTGGACCTCAAGATGCCCGGCCTGA
- a CDS encoding SRPBCC family protein, which translates to MAQRTESSTVIAAPPAAVLDVIADVAAYPTWNPEFTAVEVLTEDDGWAEQVRFRLEAGPIKDTYTLDYRWDVDEDGTGVVSWSLVEGGVLKAMDGSYTLTAVDAGTEVTYALSVDARLPMLGAVRRKAEQRIIDGALAGLTSRVES; encoded by the coding sequence ATGGCCCAGCGCACCGAGTCGAGCACCGTCATCGCCGCCCCGCCCGCCGCCGTGCTGGACGTCATCGCCGACGTCGCGGCCTACCCCACCTGGAACCCCGAGTTCACCGCCGTCGAGGTGCTGACCGAGGACGACGGGTGGGCGGAGCAGGTGAGGTTCCGCCTCGAGGCGGGCCCGATCAAGGACACCTACACGCTGGACTACCGGTGGGACGTCGACGAGGACGGCACCGGCGTCGTGTCGTGGTCGCTGGTGGAGGGCGGGGTCCTCAAGGCCATGGACGGGTCCTACACCCTGACCGCGGTGGACGCCGGGACCGAGGTCACCTATGCCCTGTCCGTCGACGCGCGCCTGCCGATGCTCGGCGCGGTCCGGCGCAAGGCGGAGCAGCGCATCATCGACGGCGCGCTGGCCGGTCTCACCTCCCGCGTCGAGTCCTGA
- a CDS encoding class II 3-deoxy-7-phosphoheptulonate synthase, producing MSTDPAPELLTALDAWRDLPAAQQPTWPAGSGIEEAVATLRSMPPLVFAGECDQLTDRLAAAGRGDAFVLQGGDCAETFAYATADNIRDRVKTLLQMAAVLTYGASVPVVKIGRMAGQYTKPRSSDVETRGDVTLPAYRGDMVNDFDFTEEARRPDPHRMVRGYHASAATLNLVRAFTTGGFADLRHVHAWNRGFSANAEYSRYESMARDIDKAMRFMLACGADFDAMRAVEFYASHEALLLEYERALTRIDHRTGAAYDTSGHMVWVGERTRQLDGAHLDFVATIRNPVGVKLGPSVTGDEVMRLVDRVDPQRRPGRLTFITRMGAGTIREALPPIVERVRSEGVVVTWVSDPMHGNTHTSSGGYKTRDFDDVVEEVRGFFAVHHDLGTVPGGIHVELTGNDVTECTGGSSRIHETDLASRYETVCDPRLNHQQSLELAFLVAEMLAERS from the coding sequence GTGAGTACCGACCCCGCACCCGAGCTCCTCACCGCCCTCGACGCCTGGCGCGACCTGCCTGCCGCGCAGCAGCCGACGTGGCCGGCGGGCTCGGGGATCGAGGAGGCGGTGGCGACGCTGCGCTCGATGCCGCCGCTGGTCTTCGCCGGCGAGTGCGACCAGCTCACCGACCGGCTGGCCGCGGCCGGGCGCGGGGACGCCTTCGTGCTGCAGGGCGGCGACTGCGCGGAGACCTTCGCCTACGCGACCGCCGACAACATCCGCGACCGGGTCAAGACGCTGCTGCAGATGGCCGCGGTCCTCACCTACGGCGCCAGCGTCCCGGTCGTCAAGATCGGTCGTATGGCGGGGCAGTACACCAAGCCGCGGTCGTCGGACGTCGAGACCCGCGGGGACGTGACGCTGCCGGCCTACCGCGGCGACATGGTCAACGACTTCGACTTCACCGAGGAGGCGCGCCGGCCCGACCCGCACCGCATGGTCCGCGGCTACCACGCCAGCGCGGCGACCCTCAACCTGGTCCGGGCGTTCACCACGGGTGGGTTCGCCGACCTGCGGCACGTGCACGCGTGGAACCGCGGCTTCTCCGCCAACGCCGAGTACTCCCGCTACGAGTCGATGGCCCGCGACATCGACAAGGCGATGCGCTTCATGCTGGCGTGCGGCGCCGACTTCGACGCGATGCGGGCCGTGGAGTTCTACGCGAGCCACGAAGCGCTGCTGCTGGAGTACGAGCGCGCCCTGACCCGCATCGACCACCGCACCGGCGCGGCCTACGACACGAGCGGTCACATGGTGTGGGTGGGCGAGCGCACCCGCCAGCTCGACGGCGCGCACCTGGACTTCGTCGCGACGATCCGCAACCCCGTGGGCGTCAAGCTGGGGCCGTCGGTGACCGGTGACGAGGTGATGCGCCTGGTGGACCGCGTCGACCCGCAGCGCCGGCCGGGCCGGCTGACCTTCATCACGCGCATGGGCGCCGGCACGATCCGCGAGGCGTTGCCGCCGATCGTGGAGCGGGTGCGCTCCGAGGGGGTCGTCGTGACCTGGGTGAGCGACCCGATGCACGGCAACACCCACACGAGCAGCGGTGGCTACAAGACCCGCGACTTCGACGACGTGGTGGAGGAGGTGCGGGGCTTCTTCGCGGTGCACCACGACCTCGGCACCGTCCCCGGCGGCATCCACGTCGAGCTCACCGGCAACGACGTCACCGAGTGCACCGGCGGCTCCTCGCGCATCCACGAGACCGACCTCGCCTCGCGCTACGAGACGGTGTGCGACCCGCGGCTCAACCACCAGCAGAGCCTGGAGCTCGCCTTCCTCGTCGCCGAGATGCTCGCCGAACGCTCCTGA